From the Leptolyngbya sp. O-77 genome, one window contains:
- a CDS encoding ABC transporter ATP-binding protein, producing the protein MARIALKQINRIFNATTAIADITFEVPDGQFWVMVGPSGCGKSTILRTIAGLEAATSGDLYIGDRRVNDVPARQRDVAMVFQNYALYPHMTVAENLAFGLRMRGADSDTIRPRIEAVAKSLDLTHLLDRKPGQLSGGQQQRVALGRAIARKPQAFLMDEPLSNLDAQLRDDTRAELKQLHQRLGITTIYVTHDQTEAMTLADQIVVLNRGRIQQIGPPQEIYRQPANQMVATFIGNPPMNLLSATYAHDQLHIGEQALPCPAIWQSTLDDSRRESAPHRLRERFANHPHQSVNLGIRPEHLRLGSAEDAGLVAQVTLVEPLGRETLVRAMVPGEERPISLLVAPEQSVAVGDRLSLQFDDRALFLFDSQTGDRLL; encoded by the coding sequence TTTTTAACGCGACGACGGCGATCGCCGATATTACCTTTGAGGTGCCGGATGGGCAGTTTTGGGTGATGGTGGGGCCGTCGGGCTGTGGCAAATCGACGATTTTGCGGACGATTGCGGGGCTGGAGGCGGCGACTTCAGGGGATTTGTATATTGGCGATCGCCGGGTGAATGACGTGCCCGCCCGCCAGCGCGACGTGGCGATGGTGTTCCAAAACTACGCGCTGTATCCGCACATGACGGTGGCGGAAAATCTGGCTTTTGGGCTGCGGATGCGCGGGGCAGATTCCGACACAATTCGGCCGCGCATTGAGGCGGTGGCCAAGTCGCTTGACCTGACGCACCTGCTCGATCGCAAGCCGGGTCAGCTTTCTGGCGGGCAGCAGCAGCGGGTGGCCTTGGGGCGGGCGATCGCCCGTAAACCCCAGGCGTTTTTGATGGATGAGCCGCTGAGCAATCTGGATGCCCAACTGCGCGACGACACCCGCGCCGAACTCAAGCAACTGCATCAGCGCCTCGGCATCACCACGATCTACGTCACCCACGATCAGACCGAAGCCATGACCCTGGCGGATCAGATCGTCGTGCTGAACCGGGGGCGGATTCAGCAAATTGGCCCGCCGCAAGAAATTTACCGCCAGCCCGCAAACCAGATGGTGGCGACCTTTATCGGCAATCCACCGATGAACCTGCTGAGCGCGACCTACGCTCACGATCAGTTACACATTGGCGAACAGGCGCTGCCCTGCCCGGCAATTTGGCAGTCTACGCTGGACGATTCTCGTAGGGAAAGTGCGCCGCACCGCTTGCGCGAACGCTTCGCAAATCACCCCCATCAGTCTGTCAACTTGGGCATCCGGCCAGAGCATTTGCGCCTTGGGTCTGCGGAAGACGCTGGACTAGTCGCGCAGGTGACGCTGGTGGAGCCGCTGGGGCGCGAAACTTTGGTGCGGGCGATGGTGCCAGGAGAGGAGCGTCCGATCAGCCTGCTGGTTGCGCCAGAGCAGTCGGTTGCGGTGGGCGATCGCCTCTCGCTCCAGTTCGACGATCGCGCATTGTTCCTGTTTGACTCGCAAACGGGCGATCGCCTCCTGTAA